One bacterium genomic region harbors:
- a CDS encoding FG-GAP-like repeat-containing protein: protein MLEPDSGCAEFSVRFDVNNNGYFDLPVTYFGIGNDYIRLYFGNALGFNKDSVRLYPVNKAGGGTCFSDLNCDGNSEFINSGWQMPLAIYWGTSTGPSITNVDTLPSKYGETVYTADFNKDGFLDIAICSYASSGFGDSLYIYWGTLSGYNLSNYTSYSTSGGGGHNLEVGDLDKDGWLDIVVVSVTHGPNSIIYSPGNVPTRVDLEFVNGKSGPHGSDIADLNNDGWLDIIFTGCGSITESYIYWGSDSGFTAPNKLVLYPGQCFGGVNVVDVNNDGWLDILYLRGIYPNTTFLPIIYMNQKGSPYFLNSDTLTVGTRKFTATSGFVADFNFDGNLDIFINNFTTPLFSYILYGPSYTSCDSLPNNKGHHSSFMDPGNTYTREYNSSYVSSIFDACSIFCNASADWIAYEPTGAEVKVDLRGGNTITPDSTWSIWKELSKNQGDTLQDTVGLGRYFQYRARFLYENPCNLPWLEEITINLWKDVAGIETKDKKQKKFNIYTLQNPIRDKAEVTFEIPVSGNLNSEIYNLVGEKIGDLIVNKKFPVGTYKKTLSIDNNIRTGVYFCLCKFETETYTIKRIIKFIIVK, encoded by the coding sequence ATGCTTGAACCTGATTCAGGATGCGCAGAGTTTTCCGTTAGGTTTGATGTAAATAATAATGGGTATTTTGATTTGCCAGTTACATATTTTGGAATAGGCAACGATTATATCAGACTATATTTTGGAAATGCATTAGGTTTTAATAAAGACAGCGTAAGGCTTTACCCTGTGAATAAAGCTGGTGGAGGAACCTGTTTCTCTGACTTAAATTGTGATGGGAACTCAGAATTTATTAATTCCGGATGGCAAATGCCACTTGCTATATACTGGGGTACCTCCACGGGACCATCAATAACCAATGTTGATACCCTCCCAAGTAAATATGGAGAAACAGTTTATACTGCTGATTTCAATAAAGATGGATTTTTGGACATCGCAATTTGTTCTTATGCTTCTTCAGGGTTTGGTGATTCTCTTTATATATACTGGGGAACTTTATCTGGTTATAATTTATCTAATTATACTTCTTATTCTACATCAGGCGGAGGAGGGCACAATCTTGAAGTAGGAGACTTAGATAAGGACGGGTGGCTTGATATAGTTGTTGTCAGCGTAACCCATGGTCCCAATTCTATTATTTACTCTCCCGGCAATGTACCAACAAGAGTAGATTTAGAATTTGTGAATGGGAAAAGCGGCCCTCATGGTTCAGATATTGCAGATTTAAACAATGATGGCTGGTTGGACATTATATTTACAGGATGTGGCAGCATTACAGAATCTTATATATATTGGGGAAGTGATTCGGGATTTACGGCTCCCAATAAGCTAGTACTTTATCCGGGACAGTGTTTCGGGGGAGTTAATGTAGTGGATGTTAATAACGATGGTTGGTTGGATATTCTATACTTGAGAGGAATATATCCAAATACAACTTTTTTACCTATAATTTATATGAATCAAAAAGGCTCTCCCTATTTTTTGAATTCAGATACGTTGACAGTAGGTACAAGAAAATTCACAGCTACAAGCGGATTTGTTGCGGATTTTAATTTTGATGGAAATTTAGATATCTTTATCAATAATTTTACAACCCCTCTTTTTTCGTATATTCTTTATGGCCCTTCCTATACCTCTTGCGATTCTCTTCCTAATAATAAGGGGCATCATAGCAGTTTTATGGACCCGGGCAATACTTATACCCGTGAGTACAACTCTTCTTACGTATCTTCCATTTTCGATGCTTGTTCTATTTTTTGTAATGCTTCTGCGGACTGGATAGCATATGAACCTACCGGGGCAGAAGTAAAAGTAGATTTGAGGGGGGGGAACACGATAACTCCGGATTCTACTTGGAGTATATGGAAAGAGTTAAGCAAAAACCAGGGAGATACTTTACAGGATACTGTGGGGTTAGGAAGATATTTTCAGTATAGAGCAAGATTTTTATATGAAAATCCTTGTAATTTGCCATGGCTAGAAGAGATAACAATCAATTTGTGGAAAGATGTTGCTGGGATTGAAACGAAGGACAAGAAGCAGAAAAAATTTAATATTTATACATTACAAAATCCAATAAGGGATAAGGCAGAAGTTACTTTTGAAATACCTGTTTCAGGGAACTTAAATTCAGAAATATATAATTTGGTTGGAGAAAAAATAGGAGATTTAATAGTCAATAAAAAATTCCCCGTAGGAACGTATAAAAAAACTTTAAGTATAGATAATAATATTAGAACGGGAGTATATTTTTGTTTATGTAAATTTGAAACAGAAACTTACACGATAAAAAGAATAATTAAATTTATTATAGTAAAATGA
- a CDS encoding FG-GAP-like repeat-containing protein, which produces MKNNKGFTLIELIIIVLIGKGINLYGAIWTEKTHSDFADGKDYYYISGDTASYWNATNLRKWNLGSRVYSPLEGGLRIIGQDWDLDDNGWLDAILTLGNVFVYWNSSSGFNTNNKLQLNVKGYDAQGVSLCDLNRDGKLEILVCDNSATIGYIYNGASFVKYDSVKIREGAQILTPADLNNDGEIDLITSARYWSYIYYGPGSFYSKKPADSLFISNAAPDGAVGTTVADLNYDGYLDIIMSCQGSEIFVFWGSLTGWKTQTVLSCTYNWDHSIADLNKDGYLDVFVNHHTSNGIIFYGSASGFVTNVSTPGNGTGDCSICDINDDDTLDIIANSINGNSYIMWGPNYSSYVNLPISSGCGTEVADFDNNGEVDVLFGGLSGQSYLYWNNGGFSNSNKFSFPASCNDALFEDLGNVWDRGKKQRYLSNIFDAPDTIFKVDSVRWWANIPSGMDIKVSARAALDTSIWRQWVELPNGETDSSLFLSKYLQYKCEISTDYKNTSLFSFDSIKFYYDTSSAGVLERDKKTLPFRIYPSGNPIKNKIEITFEIPTSGILSISMYNVAGEKIKSLIENKYYNSGIYKESWDAKNNFNNNIKTGVFFCLCILKTEEQALKRIEKVILIRKE; this is translated from the coding sequence ATGAAAAACAATAAAGGTTTTACTTTGATTGAACTTATAATAATAGTTTTAATAGGAAAGGGGATAAATTTGTATGGGGCAATATGGACAGAGAAAACACATAGTGATTTTGCCGATGGGAAAGACTATTATTATATAAGTGGAGATACGGCAAGTTATTGGAATGCCACCAATTTAAGAAAATGGAATCTTGGCTCACGTGTTTATTCCCCTTTAGAAGGCGGACTACGAATAATAGGACAGGATTGGGATTTGGATGATAATGGTTGGTTAGATGCAATATTGACTTTAGGGAATGTGTTTGTTTACTGGAATAGTTCTTCGGGATTTAATACAAACAACAAGTTACAATTAAACGTAAAAGGATATGATGCCCAGGGCGTCTCTTTGTGTGACTTAAATAGAGATGGAAAATTAGAAATATTGGTTTGTGATAATTCCGCAACAATAGGGTATATATATAATGGGGCATCCTTTGTAAAATATGATTCTGTTAAAATAAGAGAAGGCGCTCAAATTTTAACCCCTGCAGATTTAAATAATGATGGCGAGATAGACTTAATAACATCTGCTCGTTATTGGTCATATATTTACTATGGTCCCGGATCTTTCTATTCAAAAAAACCGGCAGATTCTTTATTCATATCAAATGCAGCGCCGGATGGTGCCGTTGGGACAACCGTAGCCGACTTGAATTATGATGGCTATTTAGACATTATAATGTCCTGCCAGGGAAGTGAGATTTTTGTTTTTTGGGGCAGCTTAACGGGATGGAAAACACAAACTGTTTTAAGTTGTACATACAACTGGGACCATTCCATTGCCGATTTAAATAAAGATGGCTATTTAGACGTTTTTGTAAACCACCATACTTCTAATGGTATTATATTTTATGGTTCCGCATCTGGATTTGTAACTAATGTTTCCACTCCCGGAAATGGGACAGGCGATTGTTCTATATGCGATATAAATGATGATGATACATTAGATATAATTGCAAATAGCATAAATGGTAACAGTTACATAATGTGGGGACCAAATTATAGTAGTTATGTAAATTTGCCGATTAGTTCTGGTTGTGGCACAGAAGTGGCAGATTTTGATAACAATGGAGAAGTTGATGTGTTATTTGGAGGTTTAAGCGGACAAAGTTATTTATATTGGAACAATGGAGGATTCTCAAATAGCAACAAGTTTAGTTTCCCAGCCTCTTGTAATGATGCTTTGTTTGAAGATTTAGGCAATGTATGGGACAGAGGGAAAAAACAACGATACCTGTCAAATATTTTTGATGCTCCGGATACCATTTTTAAAGTAGATTCAGTCAGATGGTGGGCAAATATCCCTTCCGGTATGGATATAAAAGTAAGCGCAAGAGCTGCTCTTGATACGAGCATATGGAGACAATGGGTCGAGCTTCCAAACGGTGAAACGGATTCTTCACTGTTTCTATCCAAATACTTACAATATAAATGTGAGATTTCTACGGATTATAAGAATACTTCATTGTTCTCATTTGATAGTATAAAATTTTATTATGATACAAGTTCTGCGGGTGTGTTAGAAAGAGATAAAAAAACACTACCTTTCAGGATATATCCATCCGGGAACCCTATAAAAAACAAAATAGAAATAACTTTTGAAATACCTACCTCTGGAATATTAAGCATATCTATGTATAATGTAGCTGGAGAAAAAATAAAAAGCTTGATCGAAAATAAATACTATAACTCTGGAATTTATAAAGAATCATGGGATGCTAAAAACAATTTTAATAACAATATTAAAACAGGAGTGTTTTTCTGTCTTTGCATATTGAAGACGGAAGAGCAGGCGCTAAAGAGAATAGAAAAAGTTATTTTGATAAGAAAGGAATAA
- a CDS encoding class I SAM-dependent methyltransferase: MTPIEIKENREWAEFYGRPLTLKRYLWRIVNHLEFLYNIIQCKPKKAVEIGIGTAAHSFFVSHFVSLVVAVDNDLSIIKFAKTSNKYFGKPVKFVVADAFNLPFKNNSFDLFFSQGFMEHFNEKEINKLAKEQLNVAVSIIFSIPSLYYGIKDFGNEMLLKRKEWLKILKLKKGKEIFIAKAKYSFIDVRLLEFFMLKKWDLKPMEIVIYTKNK; the protein is encoded by the coding sequence ATGACACCTATTGAAATAAAAGAAAATAGAGAGTGGGCCGAATTTTACGGTAGGCCGCTTACCCTTAAACGCTACTTATGGCGCATAGTAAATCATTTAGAATTTTTATACAACATAATTCAATGCAAACCTAAAAAAGCTGTAGAAATAGGGATAGGAACAGCCGCACACTCTTTCTTCGTAAGCCATTTTGTATCACTCGTTGTTGCTGTAGATAATGATTTAAGTATAATAAAATTTGCCAAAACAAGTAATAAATATTTCGGCAAACCCGTAAAATTTGTGGTAGCGGATGCGTTTAATTTACCATTTAAAAACAATTCTTTTGATTTGTTCTTTTCTCAGGGATTTATGGAACATTTTAATGAAAAGGAAATAAATAAATTGGCAAAAGAACAACTAAATGTAGCTGTTTCAATAATCTTTAGCATACCTTCACTATATTATGGAATAAAAGATTTTGGTAATGAAATGTTATTAAAAAGAAAAGAATGGCTAAAAATACTAAAACTTAAAAAAGGAAAAGAAATATTTATCGCAAAAGCAAAATATTCTTTTATAGATGTTAGACTTTTAGAATTCTTTATGTTAAAAAAATGGGATTTAAAACCAATGGAGATAGTTATTTATACAAAAAACAAATGA
- a CDS encoding class I SAM-dependent methyltransferase: MEKFIEFDGVKYEIPPATTQKRIILFLRHLADYKFISEYVNNLEVLDVGCGYGYGSFLLSLKAKKILGADLAELQIEQAKKTYKKNNLDFLVLDATQLEKNFPPESFDVVIGMQLIEHLELPEKFIESAKKVLKKNGLLIVTTPNKLVRMIEGQKPWNADHIREYDPSSLEKFLGSYFKNIEFYSLLGSEKVYELEKKLRGGNISPKLKALWRYTPEFIRQGVRKGIDSKLEEDEVKLDDYEIVKGAQDKGLGFFAFCRKD; encoded by the coding sequence ATGGAAAAATTTATAGAATTTGATGGCGTTAAGTATGAGATACCGCCTGCAACAACGCAAAAGAGAATAATTTTATTTCTAAGGCACCTTGCAGATTATAAATTTATTTCTGAATATGTTAACAATTTGGAAGTTTTGGACGTAGGGTGTGGTTATGGTTATGGGAGTTTTCTGTTGAGTTTAAAGGCAAAAAAAATTTTGGGCGCAGACCTTGCTGAACTTCAAATAGAACAGGCAAAGAAAACCTATAAAAAAAACAATCTTGATTTTTTGGTTTTAGACGCTACTCAATTAGAAAAAAATTTCCCCCCGGAAAGCTTTGATGTAGTAATAGGTATGCAGTTAATAGAACATCTTGAGCTGCCGGAGAAATTTATTGAATCAGCTAAAAAAGTTTTGAAGAAGAATGGGCTTCTGATTGTTACTACCCCAAATAAACTTGTCCGTATGATTGAAGGGCAGAAGCCATGGAACGCAGACCATATTAGGGAATATGACCCATCTTCCCTTGAGAAATTTTTAGGTAGCTATTTCAAGAATATAGAATTTTACAGTTTACTCGGCTCAGAGAAAGTTTATGAACTTGAAAAAAAGCTTAGAGGGGGAAATATCTCTCCTAAACTTAAGGCGCTATGGCGATACACTCCTGAATTTATTAGACAGGGAGTAAGAAAAGGCATAGATTCAAAGTTAGAAGAAGACGAAGTAAAGTTGGATGACTATGAAATTGTAAAAGGAGCGCAAGATAAAGGACTGGGGTTTTTTGCATTTTGCAGAAAAGATTAA
- a CDS encoding prepilin-type N-terminal cleavage/methylation domain-containing protein, giving the protein MKNKKGFTLIELIVVIVIIGILAAIAIPRFMGAQNRARIGAAAAEVTKMREALGLYEIDYATYAVLGGTSTDYEAFKAAIIDKNGNAYMSLPDTLNFDASTFSFSGDSVTFTITVNAKDNNNTPVTGTPDKTSY; this is encoded by the coding sequence ATGAAAAACAAAAAAGGATTTACTTTGATTGAGCTTATAGTAGTGATTGTAATCATAGGGATTCTCGCTGCTATAGCAATACCAAGGTTTATGGGTGCTCAGAATAGAGCAAGAATCGGAGCTGCCGCAGCTGAAGTTACGAAGATGAGAGAAGCTCTCGGGTTATATGAAATAGATTATGCTACCTATGCAGTTTTAGGAGGCACTTCTACGGATTACGAGGCTTTCAAGGCGGCAATCATAGATAAGAATGGTAATGCTTATATGTCATTACCGGACACTCTAAACTTTGACGCATCAACGTTCTCTTTCTCGGGAGACTCTGTTACCTTTACCATAACTGTAAATGCTAAAGATAACAATAACACTCCGGTCACCGGAACGCCTGATAAGACAAGTTATTAG
- a CDS encoding glycosyltransferase family 4 protein, protein MQSPIPNPHSSIQSLQSKFQNSQSPIPNLKFPSKVLFLTHCFIRNKDDFAGAFLFDLAKGLKDKGIGITVLAPHSKGLPKYEEIENIKIYRFQYAPEKYEYLAYKSNMHEIVAKGFFSKLIFFSFAFYFFKNAIDITKKHNIKIIHSHWWVPAGVIGLVVGKLSGKPYVVTSHGTDISLLAKIKLARPLAKLVFNNSKAITAVSSNMKSFMVNKLGINESKVSVFPMPVNPYMFYPMVIKRGDEKIILSVGNFIELKGFSYLISAIKILKSKDIKIKLIIIGGGPGEKALKQEIKELELNENIEILPSMAKTELNRFYNLCNIFVLPSITDSKGKQEGLGLVLLEAMSCKKPVIGTNSGGIPDIVKDMETGLLVPEKDSKALAEAIEKVLKNDSLSTKLAENGYNFVKQNFTLDKIAEKTLETYLMPNIIVVKR, encoded by the coding sequence ATGCAATCCCCAATTCCCAATCCGCATTCTTCAATCCAAAGTCTCCAATCCAAATTCCAAAATTCGCAATCCCCAATCCCCAATCTAAAATTCCCATCTAAGGTTCTTTTTCTCACCCATTGTTTTATTCGTAACAAAGATGATTTTGCCGGCGCATTTCTGTTTGACCTTGCAAAAGGGCTTAAAGATAAGGGAATAGGCATAACGGTTCTTGCGCCTCATTCAAAAGGATTGCCAAAATACGAAGAAATTGAGAACATAAAAATTTACCGTTTTCAGTATGCTCCTGAAAAATATGAATATCTGGCATATAAAAGCAATATGCATGAAATCGTAGCCAAGGGTTTTTTTAGCAAACTTATTTTTTTCTCTTTCGCGTTTTATTTTTTTAAGAATGCAATTGATATTACAAAAAAGCATAACATAAAAATTATTCATTCTCACTGGTGGGTACCTGCTGGGGTAATTGGTTTAGTTGTAGGAAAACTTTCAGGTAAACCCTATGTTGTTACTTCACATGGGACGGATATTTCTTTATTGGCGAAAATTAAACTTGCCAGACCATTGGCAAAACTGGTTTTTAATAATTCTAAAGCAATAACGGCCGTTTCAAGTAATATGAAATCTTTTATGGTAAATAAACTCGGGATAAATGAAAGCAAAGTAAGCGTATTCCCAATGCCTGTAAATCCTTATATGTTTTACCCAATGGTGATAAAACGAGGAGATGAAAAAATTATATTAAGCGTTGGCAATTTTATTGAATTGAAAGGATTTTCGTATTTAATTTCTGCAATAAAGATTTTGAAGAGCAAAGATATAAAAATTAAACTTATTATCATAGGTGGGGGGCCGGGAGAAAAAGCGCTTAAACAAGAAATAAAAGAACTTGAGTTGAATGAAAATATTGAGATTTTGCCTTCTATGGCTAAAACAGAATTAAATCGTTTTTACAATTTATGTAACATTTTTGTTCTGCCTTCCATAACGGATTCTAAAGGCAAACAGGAAGGATTGGGGCTGGTTTTACTGGAAGCAATGAGTTGCAAAAAACCTGTTATAGGAACAAATTCCGGCGGCATACCGGATATTGTAAAAGATATGGAAACGGGATTATTAGTTCCGGAAAAAGATTCAAAAGCATTGGCCGAAGCTATAGAAAAGGTACTAAAAAATGATAGCCTATCCACAAAACTTGCAGAAAATGGTTATAATTTTGTAAAACAGAATTTTACGCTGGACAAGATTGCCGAAAAAACACTTGAAACATATCTAATGCCTAACATAATTGTTGTCAAACGGTAG
- a CDS encoding FG-GAP-like repeat-containing protein: protein MGCNCWESNGTPGNWQRKTIWDIPFSASGYVHSSFCDLDNDGDMDAYVTDDGSSIMAFENIGSTTAPVWQRKSIWDFSPSQFSQVYYADFVEINGDGKCELAVSKGTVIKFYVNTGTTTPVWTIAPGWDITISDGNLAYSFGDLNNDGLKDVVVRLWNICILKVFENIGSDTVPVWQEKSAWKPSKDTDPPALGDLDGDNDLDILGGGGASWVTAYENTGTINSPVWTERSNWLTPDARTSCVYPELIDIDNDGAGIEENPQSAIHNPKLTIYPNPFVENTIISYSYSVLGGSSTVEIAIYDISGKLVKYFPMTQLSNNQRTRVIWDGTDNFGGKVKSGIYFCKLRVGNHYIIDKITLLR, encoded by the coding sequence ATGGGATGTAATTGTTGGGAGAGTAACGGAACGCCGGGGAACTGGCAGAGAAAAACAATATGGGATATTCCGTTTTCAGCTTCCGGTTATGTTCATTCGAGTTTCTGTGATTTAGATAATGATGGGGATATGGACGCATATGTTACTGACGATGGATCTAGTATAATGGCTTTCGAAAATATAGGTTCAACAACTGCGCCTGTATGGCAGCGAAAATCTATATGGGATTTTTCCCCTTCGCAATTTAGTCAGGTGTATTATGCCGATTTTGTTGAAATAAATGGAGATGGAAAATGTGAATTAGCCGTAAGTAAAGGCACGGTAATCAAATTTTATGTAAACACGGGGACAACTACTCCGGTCTGGACAATTGCCCCGGGATGGGACATAACTATAAGTGACGGTAACTTAGCATATAGTTTTGGAGATTTAAATAATGATGGACTAAAGGATGTTGTCGTGAGGTTATGGAATATTTGTATATTAAAAGTTTTTGAAAATATAGGTTCTGATACTGTTCCTGTTTGGCAGGAAAAATCTGCATGGAAACCGTCTAAGGATACTGACCCTCCTGCTTTAGGTGATTTGGATGGCGACAACGATTTAGATATTCTTGGTGGAGGCGGGGCTTCGTGGGTTACTGCATATGAAAATACCGGAACAATAAATAGTCCCGTATGGACGGAAAGATCGAATTGGCTTACGCCTGATGCCAGAACTTCTTGCGTTTATCCTGAACTGATAGATATAGATAACGATGGAGCAGGTATTGAAGAAAATCCACAATCCGCAATCCATAATCCAAAATTAACGATATATCCTAATCCGTTTGTTGAAAATACCATTATTAGTTATTCCTACTCCGTCTTAGGCGGATCAAGTACTGTGGAAATAGCGATTTACGATATAAGTGGCAAACTGGTTAAGTACTTTCCAATGACCCAATTATCGAATAACCAAAGGACTAGAGTAATATGGGATGGAACGGATAATTTTGGTGGCAAGGTAAAAAGTGGTATTTATTTCTGTAAGTTGCGGGTGGGGAATCATTATATTATAGATAAGATAACCCTTTTGAGGTAA
- a CDS encoding FG-GAP-like repeat-containing protein — MKKRYDKKSSWKIKSAILVIAIWIYTSLSANVDVFMGFRCWRNTGTPGTWERKVLWDIPFSDTVYIHSSFCDLDGDGDLDAYLTSDSDSIRAFENTGFDTSPVWQKKTQWSFNPSEFSKVFWADFVDIDGDGKCELSVAKHDTIKFYKNTSTTPPVWARRSAWDIYVGENNLGHSYGDLDNDGDYDIIVRLWTACQIKVFENIGSDTSPVWQEKPVWVPPKDTDLPSFGDLDGDKDIDILGGGGHTWVTAYENTGTINSPVWTERVNWLTPDAKISFLYPELVNIDNDGAGIEESLQSAIRNPKLTIYPNPFAGKTFISYSYPTSGRSSAAEITIYDISGKLVKYFPMNQLANNQMTRVIWDGTDNYGHKLKSGIYFCRYNHITGKITLLKE; from the coding sequence ATGAAAAAAAGATACGATAAAAAATCAAGTTGGAAAATAAAGAGCGCAATACTTGTTATAGCGATATGGATTTATACATCTTTGTCTGCCAATGTAGATGTATTTATGGGATTTAGATGTTGGAGAAACACCGGAACACCGGGAACGTGGGAAAGAAAAGTATTGTGGGATATCCCTTTTTCAGATACCGTTTACATCCATTCAAGCTTTTGTGATTTAGATGGAGATGGGGATTTAGATGCGTATCTAACCAGTGACTCTGATTCTATAAGGGCTTTTGAAAATACAGGGTTTGACACTAGTCCTGTATGGCAAAAGAAAACACAATGGAGTTTTAACCCCTCCGAATTCAGTAAAGTTTTTTGGGCTGATTTTGTGGATATAGATGGTGATGGAAAATGTGAATTAAGTGTGGCGAAGCACGATACTATTAAGTTTTATAAAAATACGAGTACTACCCCGCCTGTTTGGGCAAGACGATCAGCATGGGATATATATGTCGGAGAAAATAATTTAGGACACTCATATGGCGATTTAGATAATGATGGGGATTACGATATTATAGTACGCCTCTGGACTGCCTGCCAAATTAAAGTTTTTGAAAATATAGGTTCAGATACTAGTCCTGTTTGGCAGGAAAAACCAGTGTGGGTGCCGCCTAAAGATACTGATTTGCCGTCTTTTGGTGATTTGGATGGAGATAAAGATATTGACATACTTGGCGGGGGAGGGCATACTTGGGTAACGGCTTATGAAAATACCGGAACAATAAATAGTCCTGTATGGACAGAAAGAGTAAATTGGCTTACGCCGGATGCTAAAATTTCGTTTCTTTATCCGGAGTTAGTAAATATAGACAATGATGGTGCAGGTATTGAAGAGAGTCTGCAATCCGCAATCCGTAATCCAAAATTAACGATATATCCCAATCCATTTGCCGGAAAAACTTTTATTAGTTATTCCTATCCTACTTCAGGCAGATCAAGTGCGGCAGAAATAACGATTTACGATATAAGTGGCAAACTGGTTAAATACTTTCCAATGAACCAATTAGCGAATAACCAAATGACCAGAGTAATATGGGATGGTACTGATAATTATGGGCACAAACTAAAAAGTGGAATTTATTTTTGTAGATATAATCATATTACAGGTAAAATAACTTTGTTAAAGGAGTAA
- a CDS encoding lysylphosphatidylglycerol synthase transmembrane domain-containing protein — protein sequence MGFKTNGDSYLYKKQMKKHPEKRLKISISVIVLLICFFFIGKSFFVNLHDVDFHKLKFDWIFLFLSLACILLGGLINGWLWQINLIYIGEKISYIQSLRVISLSYLPKYIPGKVFGIASQVWLTKEEGSISGTKGSIGAILNMGVSILGGALLGCSILPFVLKNKLPINIYFLLGFIPVLFIILYPPIFIRASNWFLKILKRDIITFIPHYGQILKLLFLNISFWIFQTIAIFFLIRSFYPIGLSFLVPLCGIFPGASVIALLSFFTPGGLGVREGVLSYLFSFFMPTSIGIVASIVMRLLGTIGEIILFAIFAKNIKKYVTQTH from the coding sequence ATGGGATTTAAAACCAATGGAGATAGTTATTTATACAAAAAACAAATGAAAAAACACCCTGAAAAGAGGTTAAAGATTTCTATAAGCGTTATTGTATTATTAATTTGCTTTTTTTTTATCGGGAAAAGTTTTTTCGTAAATTTACATGATGTAGATTTTCATAAATTAAAATTCGATTGGATATTTTTGTTTCTTTCTTTAGCCTGTATACTATTGGGAGGATTAATAAATGGGTGGCTTTGGCAAATAAATTTAATTTATATTGGGGAAAAGATAAGCTATATTCAATCTTTGCGTGTAATATCTCTTTCTTACTTGCCTAAATATATTCCCGGAAAAGTTTTTGGAATCGCAAGTCAGGTATGGCTTACAAAAGAAGAAGGGAGCATTTCAGGCACTAAGGGCAGTATAGGCGCAATATTGAATATGGGAGTTAGCATTTTGGGTGGAGCCCTTCTAGGCTGTAGTATACTCCCTTTTGTTTTGAAAAATAAACTTCCAATAAATATTTATTTTTTATTAGGTTTTATCCCGGTACTTTTTATTATATTATATCCTCCTATATTTATAAGAGCGTCTAACTGGTTTTTAAAGATATTAAAGCGGGATATAATAACTTTTATTCCGCATTACGGCCAAATTTTGAAACTGTTATTTTTAAATATCTCTTTCTGGATCTTTCAAACTATAGCAATATTTTTCTTGATTCGTAGTTTTTACCCTATTGGTTTGTCATTTCTCGTCCCTTTGTGTGGCATATTTCCGGGCGCAAGCGTAATTGCATTGCTCAGTTTTTTCACCCCCGGTGGATTGGGAGTAAGAGAAGGCGTTTTATCTTATTTATTCAGTTTTTTTATGCCAACGAGTATTGGTATAGTTGCGTCAATTGTAATGCGACTATTGGGAACAATAGGAGAAATCATTTTATTTGCCATTTTTGCCAAAAACATAAAGAAATACGTAACCCAAACCCACTAA